The proteins below come from a single Drosophila kikkawai strain 14028-0561.14 chromosome 3R, DkikHiC1v2, whole genome shotgun sequence genomic window:
- the LOC108085872 gene encoding acyl-CoA Delta-9 desaturase, with the protein MEQTKVKEQNQTGDSSHKKRDAIWPLVLFYIHMNILGVYGIYVLLTSASWATILFTALLTLLGTMGVTVGVHRLWAHRTFTASKPLRVFLMLCQSTAGQGSIYSVVQAHRLHHAKFQQDEDPFYSKHSFMYAQVRGGLLKYSPQQEELLKDIDMSDLENDAIVMFQKRFYVLLYIFLNVLLSVNTPFQYFGDSISSSMFVGFWLRSLIVINLGNLVHSSHFIWSIHKGFKPTDSNSIFLITKSYWPQYHYLLPRDYQSGEFGDYASGIGSAMIRVFAALDWAKDLKTIGSVVVRQGLTKAVETGRPIVECIEEEVQLEENALPTNHFLNREKFM; encoded by the exons ATGGAGCAGACTAAGGTTAAGGAGCAGAATCAAACCGGGGACTCTTCCCATAAGAAGCGCGATGCCATCTGGCCATTGGTTCTGTTTTATATCCACATGAATATCCTCGGTGTCTATGGGATCTATGTACTGCTGACCAGCGCTTCGTGGGCCACGATTCTGTTTA CTGCTCTACTCACCCTTCTGGGCACCATGGGCGTTACAGTGGGTGTTCACCGTTTATGGGCGCACAGGACCTTCACGGCCTCCAAACCTTTAAGGGTTTTTCTTATGCTGTGCCAGTCCACAGCCGGTCAG GGCTCCATCTACAGTGTGGTGCAGGCCCATAGACTACACCATGCCAAGTTCCAGCAGGATGAGGATCCTTTCTACAGCAAGCATAGCTTTATGTATGCCCAGGTGCGAGGCGGCCTGCTGAAGTACTCGCCCCAGCAGGAAGAGCTACTCAAGGATATTGATATGTCTGATTTGGAGAACGATGCTATTGTGATGTTTCAGAAGCG TTTCTATGTTCTGCTATACATCTTCCTCAACGTACTGCTCTCGGTCAACACACCTTTCCAGTACTTTGGTGACTCCATTTCCTCGTCCATGTTTGTGGGCTTCTGGCTGCGTAGCCTTATTGTAATCAACCTGGGTAACCTGGTTCATTCCTCCCACTTCATCTGGAGCATCCACAAGGGCTTTAAGCCCACGGACTCGAACAGCATTTTCCTGATCACCAAGAGCTACTGGCCGCAGTACCATTACCTGCTTCCCCGGGATTATCAGAGCGGCGAGTTTGGAGACTATGCCTCGGGTATTGGTTCGGCTATGATCCGTGTGTTTGCCGCCCTCGATTGGGCCAAGGATCTGAAGACTATAGGATCCGTGGTGGTGCGTCAAGGACTTACAAAGGCAGTGGAAACGGGTCGACCGATAGTCGAGTGCATTGAGGAGGAGGTGCAGTTGGAGGAGAATGCGCTGCCCACCAATCATTTTCTTAATCGAGAGAAGTTTATGTAA